GCCCGGGAGCTCGAGCTCACCTTCAAAGACAGCGACGCCGAGATCGAGCGGCGCACGGGCGTGGACATCCCGTTTATCTTCGAGAAGGAAGGCGAGGCCGGTTTTCGCAGCCGCGAGAAGGAGGTGATCGCGAGCCTCACGGCCGAGCGCGGCATCGTGCTCGCGACCGGCGGCGGCTCGATCCTCGACCCCGATAACCGCGAGCGGTTGAAGAGCAACGGAATCGTGATCTATCTGCACGCGAGCATCGCCGACCAGCTCAAACGCACGGCACGCGTGCAGGATCGCCCGCTGCTGATGGAGGCCGACCCGCAAGCGGTGCTCGAGCGGCTCATGGCGGTCCGCGGGCCCCTTTACGAGGAGATCGCCGATATTCGGATCGATACGAGCGGCCGCCATGTCGGCTCGGTAGCCGCCGCGCTGCGCCGGCTTCTCGCCGAGGGGGACCTGCTGCCGTTGAAAACTTGAGCGGCGCCTGCGACCCTTCGGGCGTGAAAAGGTTACGAGTCGAGCTCGGCGAGCGCAGCTACCCGATCTACATCGGCTCGGGGGTGATGCGCGACGCCGACGTGCTGCGCGACGCCGTGCGCGCCCGCCAGGTGCTGATCGTCACGAACGACGTCGTCGGGCCGCTCTATCTCGAGCCCCTTCGCGCCGCGCTCGGCGAGCGCAGCATCGAAACGCTGATCCTGCCGGACGGCGAGCGGCACAAGACCGTCGCGACGTTCGCGGCGATCGTCGATCGCCTGGTCGGGGCCGCGTTTCACCGCGACTGCTGCGTCGTGGCGCTCGGCGGAGGCGTCGTCGGGGACGTCGCGGGATTCGCGGCGGCGTGCTACCAGCGCGGCGTCGACTTCGTGCAAGTGCCGACGACCCTGCTCGCGCAAGTGGACTCCTCCGTCGGCGGCAAGACGGCGGTCAACCACCCGCAGGCGAAAAACATGATCGGCGCGTTCCACCAGCCGTCGGCGGTGCTCGCGGACACGGCCGCGCTCGCCACGCTGCCGCCGCGCGAGCTTTCCGCGGGCCTCGCCGAGGTCGTGAAGTATGGTTTGATCCTCGACCGGCCGCTGTTCGACTGGCTGGAGGAGCACATCGAATCCCTGAGACGTCTCGACGAGGCGGGCTTGATCCACGCGATCGGACGAAGCTGCGAGATCAAGGCCTCCG
Above is a genomic segment from Gammaproteobacteria bacterium containing:
- the aroB gene encoding 3-dehydroquinate synthase, with product MKRLRVELGERSYPIYIGSGVMRDADVLRDAVRARQVLIVTNDVVGPLYLEPLRAALGERSIETLILPDGERHKTVATFAAIVDRLVGAAFHRDCCVVALGGGVVGDVAGFAAACYQRGVDFVQVPTTLLAQVDSSVGGKTAVNHPQAKNMIGAFHQPSAVLADTAALATLPPRELSAGLAEVVKYGLILDRPLFDWLEEHIESLRRLDEAGLIHAIGRSCEIKASVVAEDERERGRRALLNLGHTFGHALEAIGDYERWLHGEAVAIGIVLAARASAALGRIGAEDCARIESLLARAGLPTRAHGVDPDALLDRMRLDKKAGREGLKVVLLRGIGEADVVPAPPRALLRDVVAAMTTEPGGATSHA
- the aroK gene encoding shikimate kinase AroK, whose translation is MVVSRGNYYLIGPMGAGKTAVGRQLARELELTFKDSDAEIERRTGVDIPFIFEKEGEAGFRSREKEVIASLTAERGIVLATGGGSILDPDNRERLKSNGIVIYLHASIADQLKRTARVQDRPLLMEADPQAVLERLMAVRGPLYEEIADIRIDTSGRHVGSVAAALRRLLAEGDLLPLKT